From Carnobacterium alterfunditum DSM 5972:
TCCTCCATCATAACGTGCAGGTTCACTCATAAGACGTACACCGTCTGGGTGGCTCAATTCATTTTTGATCACTTGATAATGTTGTTCTGCTTCTTCTGGGCTGAACAGTTCAGCGATCATCGATTGCTGCATAGGCAACAAACGATAGGCAATACCGGTTCGGGTGTCCGTTGGATGGATCATCAGTTCGACTTTATCCGGTTCTTCCATAAATACAAAACCCGGGATCACATCCGTTGAAAGCATATATTTTTTATAATCTGCTTCAAGATCTTGATACATCTCTTTCAGTTTATTAGAAAATACAGGATCGTGTGAATTTAGAACGTCTGCTAATTGCTTTAATGATTGATACATCAAGGCTACTGTCCAGCTGCTTGCCATATGACTCTTTAAACGAGAATCGTATGGTTGCAAGGTGTCGTCCCAATCGCCATCACCGTAACCAGGTAGATTCGTACCCTCTAATAAATGCTGTTTAATATAATCGATAGCTTTAACGATATGTTCAAATACCGTAGCAGTCTGCTCGGTCTTATCACATGTTTCGCGGTCTGTATAAACGATTGTTTCGTCTAAAAATGCATGATCATTTGAAGCCGATAGATAATCGCCTATCACTTTAAGCGGCCAAACAATGACATCACCATGACTTTCTTTAGCTTTCAGATGGGTGTACCGATCAAACATAAACCATTGTGGCCAGTTCCCATCATCCGCAAATTGGTTCGCAAACAAGACCCGCAATATTGCTTTGATGCTGCTATAATTTTGCGTTGCCATGAAATATTCTGTTGGGCCTTGCATCACATCTCTTGTACCCCAAGCTGCTCCACCATATTGCTCTAATCCATGAGGCATCAAGTAGTGGACCAGCATATTGTGGGTATACCACCAAGCAAGAATATTTACCCGGTCTAATGACTTGTTGTCTTCAGAATTGATCGATAATGCGAATCCATTCATCACTTGTTTAAAATGGTGATTGTATTTTTTGACTTCATCAGGAAATGAGCGTTGCACAAATGCGCTTTTCTCATCTTCTAAACGGCCTTGGATAGCAATTGTGAAATGAGCTGTTTTAGCTATTTTCAATGCCACTAGCGGGCTATCCGAAGATGAACTGTTTTCTAAGAAAAACTGCTCATCGGTAAGAGCGAATTCTGCACCGTCGACCGTCATTGTATAGCTTAATTCTGGATAAAAGTCGAACATGGTCGATTCTTTTTCAGGACGAAACTCAAGTTGATTTTTTTGTTTAGACAATGAATAAGGCACTCTATTTTCGATTTCATTCATGATCACTTGATTGGTCACAACAAAACGATACGTTTTGTTGTTTTCGCTCTCTACTTCTAAAAAGAGTTCAGGTCCATCGATCGTCGTATAATTTTTGATTTTTAACACGTCATCTTGTAATTTATAATACCATATCGCATAATTAAATCCCATTTCAAATGCACTTGGCATCGTTAGAAGATGATAGATTCCATCTAGTTCGACATAAAGTCTTTGTCCAGCCGTTTTAGGAATATTCAAGTCATTCCGCACATTGCTGATCAATTTATTGTTCGATGTATTTCCCATAACCACCTGCGAATTAAAAATACCATACATATAAGCGGTGGTTGTCAAAATCGTTTCAGCGATGGTCAATTGAGCGCCACTCAACAAAATATGTCCATGAGGCCGTTCCATTAACTGTTCTTTTTCTTGTAGCACAACATGGGCTTTCTCAGCAGTGAAAAAAGATAACAGTGTTTCTCCTTCATATTCTTCTTCTAATCGTTTTGGAAAATAGTTTTCAACTTCTGTTTTGGTGAAAGCTTGTGTTTTTAAAGACTCACCGATCACAGCTGCTTTTTTCACCATCACAACGTCTGTAAATGCATCCTCTGTTTGGATCGTCTCTTCCCAAAGTTGTTGGATCGTTTTTAATGCGACCGGCTTTGTGATGGCTTCTGGATGGTCAGAGACTGTATACCCATAAAATACTACGCTATACTTGCCGTTTAATGCTATTTGTTCAGATTGTAACGCGCTATATGCCATTTCATATTGATAAATTTCATTTGCTAAATGTTCTTGGATCAATACAGCTGGTTCGTTGGTTGTTTTATAGCTTTTTCCAAAAAATTGGAAACCATCTGTTGAATACCCTGCCGTTTTACTTAATGCGCCTTGTTGCAGATACGGGTGATTCCCATCGCTTTGCGGTTGATTCTGGCGGCTGCAAATAATGTATCCACTCGCTTCTGTTTCGACTACCACATGATCCAGGTACTGGGAGTTGTAAGATTCATTTGACTGGACCGTCCCTTTGTCTGCTAGACCAATATCTTGACCATAGACGATATCGATGGTGACATCCTGTCCCTCTACTTCCACATTCCAAAACCAGGCCTGATTCGTTAACGAAAATGTGACGCTATATGCAATGTCTTCCCATACACCCGTCCAACGAAGCTTATTTTTAGAACGTGCAAGCTGACTGGCAGATTGCAGTCCAATCAATGGTGTGTAAGACACTTTACCCACTTCAAATTTTCGCAGATAAAGATTCATAATGGAGGGATCAATAGCTCCAACATTTAGCTGGTTCAACATGGTCCCATTTGAATTTAATTCAAATAGATCACCGCTCATTTTAAACTGAGCGGTCAGTTCGCCTTCGTTTATACTGATCAATTGATTTATCGTCATATTTACCCCTCATCTTTTCCTATTTAGTGATCAATTTAGTGATCAATCTAATGGTTTCACTTTGGACATTTTCACTATCAGAACCTACCATGATTTTGAATGTCCCATTATCAGCAGCAAACATCAGATCTGGATGCACATAAGCCAATGCTTCAGCTGTTAACGTAAAAGTCACTTCTTTTTGGGCTTGGGGTTCTAACGTGATTTTTTCAAAATTTTTCAACTCTTTTACCGGTCTGACAACTTTTGCGACTTCATCTTGAACATACAATTGGACGATCTCAGCTCCCGTAACGTTCCCTTCATTTTTCACGGTAACACGCACTGTGACGGTCTCTTCTTCAGTAAAAGTTGTGTGCGAAAAATTTAGAGCTGAGTACGAAAACTTGGTGTAGCTTAAGCCGAAACCAAATGGAAATAAAGGCGTGTTCTCGACATCTAAATATTTAGATAAGTACTTTTCAGTTTTATTAGTTTCATTTATCGGTCTGCCAGTTTTATCTTGATTGTAGTACATCGGAACTTGTCCGATCGTTCTTGGAAAAGACATGGTCAATTTCCCAGAAGGATTTACTGCTCCAAATAGTACATTTGCTAAAGCTGTTCCCCCTTCTGAACCTGGGAACCAAGCTTCTACTAAACCGTCTACTTCCTCAACAATAGCGGATAGATCCAAAGGACGTCCGTTAAATAAAGTCGCTACAACGGGTTTAGCTGCTCTACGAACAGCTTTCACTAATTCAAGTTGATTGCCTGGTAAAGTAAGGCTTGTTCGACTAGCTGCCTCACCACTCATTTCAGATGTTTCGCCAAGTGCGAGTACGATCACATCTACATCCGCTAATTTTTCATCAGCCGACTGATCTAGCATATCCGCTTCTGCTATTACAACTAACTGTTCGGTAGACACATGTTGCAGTATTCCTTCATAAAGCGAAGGTGTTTCTGCCGTATCACCCTTCCACGACCATGACCCCAGTAAATCACGGGTTTGACTGTTTGGTCCGATCAAGGCAATTTTTAGATCATTTCTCAAAGGTAAGACATGTTCATTTTTCAGCAATACGATTGATTGCTCTGCACTCATTCGCGCAACTTCACGGTTTTGAGGACTAAACATTTCCTGTGTTTCTTTTTGGGCATCTGCTCCACGGTAAGGATTTTCAAAAAGACCTAAGTCATTTTTCAACTCTAATATACGTAACACAGCCGTATCTAATTTGGTTTCATCTAATGTGCCGCTTTCAATCAAACCTTTCAACTCACTTGAATAGGCCGCTGACATCATTTCGATATCAACTCCAGCTTCAAAAGCTAACGTCCCGGCTTCTTTTAAATTTTCTGCAACACCATGGGCAATTAATTCACCAATCGCACCCCAGTCTGAAATGAGGACACCATCGAAACCCATTTCTTTACGCAGCACTTCATTCATCAACCAACTATTGCCCGTAGCCGGTATGCCATCTACAGTGTTGAAAGCTGTCATTACTAAACGGCTGCCTTCATCAATAGCGGCTTTATAGGCGGGTAAATAATTTTCACGCAATTGACGTTCCGACATATTGACGGTGTTGTATTCTCTACCAGCAATCGGTGCTCCATAGGCTGCAAAATGTTTCACACATGCAGCTAATTTAGTCACATCCTCTTTAAGGTTTGGACCTTGATAGCCTCGTACAAAAGCTCGCGCCATTTGTTGGTTTAAATAAGCATCTTCTCCAGTTGATTCCATAACCCTGCCCCATCTTGCATCTCGGACTAAATCGACCATTGGGGAAAACGTCACATGCAAGCCCGCAACCGCTGCTTCTTTTGCTGCGATCGAAGCTGTTTGTTCCACTAATTTAGGGTCCCAAGAACTGGCTAAACCTAAAGGTATCGGAAAAATAGTCCGGTAACCATGTACGATATCGGCCATAAACAATAAAGGTATGCCTAATCGGCTAGATTCTAAATGTGACCGTTGGATCTCTTTTACTTGATTCGCTCCTGAAATTCCAAGGACCGACCCCACTGTCTTCATTTTTTCGGTTGTCAAATACATCTCATTCATTGGACCTGTAATTTCATTTTCCGTTGTATTGTAGAAATCGGATGACAACTGGATCATTTGACCAATCTTTTCTTCAACCGTCATTTGATCTACAAGTTCTTTTAATTTTATTGCTTCCATAATATCCTCCTTATGACAAGATTATTTCAAACCAGATACGTTGAAGCCTTGTAAAATATATTTTTGGAATGTTAAGAAGATAATGATGATTGGAATAACCATGAAGGTTGAACCAGCCATTTGTAAAGCGAAGTTATTGCTGTATTGACCTTTTAGTAGGTTCAACCCAACTGAAAGAGTATAATACTTTTCATCATTAGCAATGATCAACGGCCACATGAATGAATTCCATCCGGCAATAAACGTTAAGATCCCTTGTACAGCTAAAATGGGTTTAGATAAAGGTAAGATGATGCGCGTGAAAATGTACAATTCGCTAGCTCCATCTAACCGTGCTGCTTCTAATAATTCATCAGAAATGGTAGTCATAAATTGACGGAATAGAAAAATTCCATAGGCTCCCACTAATCCTGGTAAAACGATCCCAGCTAAAGTGTTCGTCAATCCCATCCTGTTTAAAATTAAATAGACCGGGATCATCGTTACTTGTCCAGGAATCATCATCGTTGCCAATATCATGATGAAAAGGCTTTTTTTTCCTTTGAAGCGGTATTTGGCAAAGCCATATCCTGCCATAGCATTTAGAAACATCCCCCCAAAGGAGAAAGCTGTAATGATCAATGTGTTTTTTAAATAAACACCAAAATTCATTTTTTGAAATAAATCAATAAAATTTTGAACGGTCCATTCTTTAGGTATCAACCCTGATTCCATAGAAACAATCTCAGCATTTGTTTTAAATGCCGAAAGTATCATCCAGATAAACGGCATAACGGCAATGATCCCTCCGATAGCCAAAATAATGCCTACGATCCATTTATTTATTTTTTGCGTATTTTTATATGAATTCATACGTCCTGTACTCCTTTCGCTTACCTGTCATTTCAGTCATTTTTTAACTGTCCTCTAAGTTGGAATAAGGTTATCAGAATAATGACAACAAATAGGATCAGTGATCCAGCAGCAGCATAACCAAATTCATTTAATTGGAACCCATTACGGTACAAGAAGAGAGCAATACTTGTCGTACTGTTTAAAGGTCCTCCTTCAGTCATAACAAATGGTTCTTCAAAGAATTGCAGCCAGCCAATAACGGTTGTGATACTGACAAAAAAGATCGAAAATTTAAGCATCGGGATCGTAATGAATCTCAACTGATTCCATTTTGAAGCGCCATCTAATTCTGATGCTTCATAATATTCTGGTGGGATCCCTTGTAAGGCTGCTAAGAAAATCAACATATTGATCCCTGTTCCTCTCCAAAGAGCCAAAATGATCAATGAGATTTTGGCTACTGCTGGATCTTGCAACCAAGAAACAGGAGCAATTCCAACCAAATCTAATAGTTGGTTAAATAATCCTATCGCAATATTTGGATTATACAAAAAGGTCCATACAACGGAGACCGCAACAATATTGGTTATCGAAGGAGCATAAAAAATCAACCTCATGAACGAGAAAAACTTTCCGTCTCCAACATTTATTAAAATTGCCAGTCCTAAGGAAATGATTACGACTAAAGGAACTCCAATCACAACATAATACAACGTATTTCCTGCAGCTTTAATAAAAATTGGATCCTTTAAAATCTTTTGATAGTTCTCTATCCCAATAAAATTGATTCTTGACCAGTCGGCCAATCCTGCTAAACTCAAATCGGTGAAACTAATGAACAAGGCGATAAAGATTGGAAGAATCGAAAAAATCAAAAGTAAAATAATGGCAGGTGAGATAAAAAGATACGGGGCATTTTTGTTTGCTGATTTCATACTATTTTCATCCTTTCTACTATTGACTAATCTGATACAAGTATTTATTCATGATCCTCTGATGATAAGAAACAGTAAAAATCCAGAAAAATAAATCAAGAACCGATTCGTTTTGATTATTTTTCTGAACCTCTACACCATGCTGCTAACTACTATTATTAAAAAAATCGCTTATTCTAAACGCTTGCTTATTTAAGCAAGCCTTCCGTTTCACTATTGAATTCATCCATTTTTTCTTGAATGTCAGCTCCACCTAAATAAATTTCTTCCCAATCTTCTAAATAGATTGCTGCAATTCTTTCAAATTCTGGAATCAGTGGCATTGACGCTGAATTTTCAAGTTGTTCACCAAAAGTCGCAATTTTTGGATCAGCTAAAGCTTCATCTTCCCAAGCAGCTGTTGCTGATGGTAATGAATTTGACGTTTCAAAGAATGCCAATTGATTTTCAGGACGAGATAAGAATTCAATCAAGTCAACAGCATTTTCTTCATTTTCTGTTCCGCCAAATACGGCTAAGTTAGCTCCACCGGTACTTGATAAATTACTTTCAGAACCAGTAGGCAATACAGCTGTTGCCCATTTGTCTTCAATATCTGTTGTGCTGTCATTAATAGCATTGATCATCCAAGGACCGCTGATGAACATTGGCACTATTCCGTCGCCACCAAAGGTTTGAGAAATATCTAAACCTAAATCTTGTTTAGGAGAAGAACCATCTTGGATAAAGCTATTTAAATAGTCAACTGTTTCTACAAACGGTGCTTCATTAAAAACTGGTTTTCCATCTTCATCAAATAATTCGGACCCATTTTGACGAGCAAACATAAAGGCAAATGATTGATCGTTAGAATCAACTTGGAAACCATACTTATCGTCACCACGTTCAGATAATTTCATAGCAGCATCTTCTAACTCTTCCCAATCTTTTGGAGCTTCAGGATAGCCAGCTTCTTCTAATAAATCAGTACGGTAGTAAAGAGCTCTTGTTTCTGTGTACCAAGGTACGGCATAAAAAGCATCATCAAATTTAGTTGTAGCAACTGAACCTTCAAAAAAGTTTTCTGAATTCAAGGTTTCCTCTGATTCAACGTAAGAAGAGATATCTTCTAAAGCACCCGCATCAACGAATTCAGCCATCCACGTTGTACCCATTTGGACCACATCCGGGCCGTCACCTGAAGCCACTGCTGTCAACAATTTATCATGCGCACTATCCCAAGGAATACTTTGAATATCAACTGTTATACCTGTTTCTTCAGTATAATCATCTAAAATCGGCTGAATTTGTTCGTTCCCATCCCCCATATACCAAAAAGATACCGTATCATTTGCTGCACTGTCCTCTGTATCTGCACCATCACTTGAACAAGCCATCAATAAATCGGCTGAAGCTACTGTCACGGTCCCAACTACTACTTTTTTACCCCATTTTCCCATACTTTTATTCCTCCTTTTTATTAGTGAAACGTTTCTATAACCATAATATAGCTTTTATTTTATAAATGCAAGCGTTTTACAGAAACGTTTTTCTTGATAATTTAAAAAATAAATGTTATTAAATAACATTTATTTTCCTATATCTTTTTTTTGAAATAATGGGTAAAATGAAGATATAAATACCATAATCAGGCTTACGTATTTATTTTAGTTCTCCGATTGCTAATTATTAAAAATCCTTAAAGAAATGAGGGCTATTTATGCGTCAAGTATTAGAAGCCAATGAACGTAGGCGTCTAGAAGTGATCGAACACCTTTATGCCAGTAATAGATGGTTGACCTTAAAAGAAATTGCGCAAAATACGACTGGTTCTGAGCGGATTTTAAAACAAGATATGATTATGCTACGCGAACAATTTTCTAAAGAAGTGTTACAAACGTCTCATCGTGGCATCCGATTAGTCTTGCCTTCGAATAAAGATATTGACGATGTTTATCGTCTTATTTTAAAAAGTAGTCTGGCCTTTAATTTTATTGAGCAATTGATTTATGATGAAACAAAAACTGTTACTGAACTAGCAGAGGAATTATTTATCAGTCCTTCTACATTGATTCGTTTAATAAAGAAAATCAATCTTTCATTAGGAGCCTATTGTGTTCAAGTACAGACAAATCCTTGTAAAATGATCAGTGAAAGTGAAGATAATATCCGCTATTTCTATATCAGCTATTTTTCTGAACGGTACAGTAATTTTGAATGGCCTTATAAAACGATTGATCAAAGTTTTTTTGAACAATTTTTACTGTCTCTAGCAAAAATGGTCCATCTTCCTTTAGATTTTGCGGATTTCAAACGTTTAAAGCTTTGGACAGCTATTCCTTTTTTAAGGACACAACAAGGACATTATGTAGAAATCAAGTCTGACCGCTACTCACATATGATCCCCGATTCGACTGATTTTAGGTCCTTAATAGAACTATTTGAGAAGAAAATAGCAATCACTCTGGATGTCCCCTTTATTGAACAGGTCTTTTCGATCTTTATCAACAATCATTTCGCATTAAGCTATGATTTTTTAATCGAAGAAGCAAAAAGTGACCCTATTGTTAAACAAAAGATCTCTTATCATGCTATGTTGCTAGATCATTTATCTGATGAGGTAAAGATCTGCATACCAAACCGCAGTCATTTAATAAAAGAAATGTACAATATTTCTCATTTTGCATTCAAAACCGAACAAGGACACTATCCGCTTCCTTATATTTTATTTAACCCTAAAAAAATTTTCATCCAATCGATCGAAGAATTATTTCCTGATTTTATAAACGCCGCTTTTGTAACTTTAAACATGTATGAACATAAAATACATGAAAGCTATAGTGAAGCTGCCCGTTATGAAATTATTTACACACTGCTCATCCATTGGGATCGCTTGGTACCAGAACTTTATAACCAAAAAGCGAAATTTCATTTGCTGATTATAAGCGATCTTGATTTTGAACACGCTAAAATGATTCAATCCTTATTTCATCACTACTTTAAACAAGAAATCACGACTGAAATTTATCTAAAATCAGATATCTCAATAGACCAAATCAAAAAGCAGCCGCATGATCTTCTGGTGACCACTTTTACATTGGAAACAGAAGATCATACCCTTGCAGAAAATTGTATCTGTGTTCAAAACATTCCAACTAAACGTAATATATATAATATCCGCCAAGCTATCGAAGAAAAATATAGACTGAAAAAAATCGCTTCAAATATTCAGTGAATAGACCACATTTATTCTTGAGAATAAATGTGGTCTGTTTTTTTGTATTGATAGATCAGTTGGATCACTTACTTGAAATTTCTGGCGGAATAGGGTTGCTTGTAGCCTAAAATGAAGCACTATGGGCAAATAACGCCCACGTGTATCATGTTTGTAAGCTGCTAAAGCAGCAACAACCATGACAACTTCCTCTTTAGGCTTTAGGCGTTCCCACGGCCCCACAAGCACAACCGTCAATTCCAGAAGAAATTCCTTTTAAAACACCAATACCATTTGACGTAGAATCAATAAATGGCGGTAAAAATTACTCAAAAAAAATAGTCTTGGAGATCACATAAAACGTGACCCCCGAGACTATCTTACTTATCCTTATTATTCACCTTTAACTAATTCTAATGGTGAAGCAATATATTCTTCGATCGTTTCGCCAGCAAAGTAATCAAAAGCCGCTTGCATTGCTAATTTACCCATTTCACTAGGTTGTTGAGCAACCGTTGCACTTAATGTTCCTGCTTCTACAGCTTTGATTCCGTCTTCTGTTCCATCAAAACCAACAACTTGGATCTCTCCTGTTTTTCCTGCAGATTGGATGGCTTGGATCGCTCCTAGAGCCATTTCATCATTTTGTGCAAAGACAGCTTGGATCTCTGGGTTTGATTGCAACATGTTTTCCATAACGGTCAATCCTTCTGCACGGTCAAAGTTAGCTGTTTGACTATCTACTACATTTAATGATTTTTCGGCTACATTAGTGAATCCTTCGCCACGTTCTCTAGTAGCTGATGCTCCGGGAACGCCTTCTAATTGAACCGTATTTGCATCTGTTCCTGAAATTTCTGCAATATATTCAGCAGCCATTTCTCCACCTTCAACATTGTCTGAAGCTACTAAGGTTACCACTTGTCCGCCATCACTTGAACGGTCGATCGTAATGACTGGAATCCCTGCTGCATTCGCTGATTCAACAGCTGGTGTGATAGCAGATGAATCGACTGGGTTGATCAGTAAAATGTCTACTCCTTGTTGGATCAAATCATCAATATCATTTGTTTGTTTAGCCGTATCATCTTGAGCATCGACACTTTTCACTGTTGTGCCTTGTTCGTCTGCTAAATCAGTAATACCTTCTTCAAGAGAAATGAAAAACGGATTATTTAATGTTGAGATCGAAACGCCAACCACTAATTCTGCCGTATCTTTTTCTTCAACTGGGCCACTCTCCGTTGTATTTTCACCTTCCAAAGTTGCCGCTCCACATCCTGCAATAAATAACGCTGCTGCTGTTGCTAATCCGACTAATTTTTTCATAATTATAATTCCTCCTATTTTTTGTTTTTTCTGTCTAATAGTACAGCGATAATGATTACAATACCCTTAACAACTTGTTGATAGAAACTTGAAATACCTAATAAGTTCATACCATTGTTCAATGTCCCAATGATCAAAGCACCAATCAAAGTCCCAACTAATCTTCCGCGTCCGCCTGATAAACTCGTTCCGCCTAATACGACAGAAGCAATGGCGTCCATTTCATAAGACGTACCAGCAGTCGGTTGTGCAGAATCCAATCTAGACGTAATAATGATACCCGCTAGAGAAGCCATTAAACCAGATATAGCATAAATACCTGTTTTGATTCGGTCGTTCTTGATCCCTGCAATAAATGCTGCTTTTTCGTTCCCTCCTATCGCAAATGTTTTTCTACCAAAAGTCATTTTGTGTAACAGGATATACAATAAGATAAAACTGATGATCATCAATACAACTGGGAATGGGATACCGAATAAATATCCGCGTCCGACAAATTTGAAAATGAAGCTGTCGCCGATCCCAGTGATCGGATTTCCATTCGTATAAACCAATGTCAATCCACGATAAATCGTCATCGTTGCAAGTGTTGCAATAAATGGTGCCATCTTGCCTTTAGTGATCAACAAGCCGTTGACTGCTCCAAAAGCTGTTCCTGCAAATAAGCTTAACACCATAGCCAGTATCGGATCCAAACCAGAGGCGATTGCACCAGCCATCAAAGCACTGCTTAAAGCTAGCGTTGAACCGACTGATAGATCGATCCCACCGGTGATGATGACAAATGTCATCCCGAAAGCGATCAATGCATTCGTTGATACTTGTCTCAATAAATTCAATAGATTATTTGGTGAGATAAAACCTGGATTGACGACTGTGACTAAGATAACTAGAACGACAAGCGCAAGCAATGGACCAAGTTTTCCCATATAATCTTTTGGGTTTCTTTTTTTCGTTTTTACTGTATCTGTTTGTATCATTTTAGTACCCTCCCGTTGCGAGTTTCATTATTTTTTCTTCTGTTGCTTCTGTTTTAGCGAGTTCACCTGCGACATGACCTTCGTGGATCACGATCACGCGATCACTGACGCCTAAGATCTCTGGTAAATCACTAGATACCATGATAATGGCCACTCCTCTATCAGCTAACTCATTCATCAGTTGATAGATCTCTCGTTTTGCTCCAACATCAACGCCTCGTGTCGGTTCGTCTAAGATCAAAACTTTTGAACCGATCCCGATCCATTTAGCTAACACGACTTTTTGTTGATTTCCACCTGACAAACTCGATACGCTGTCAAATTGATCTTCAGCTTTGACATGCAGCCGTTCCATCAATAATTTGGCAAAATCGGATTCAGCATGTGTATCGATCAGTCCTTTTTTACTAAAGCCATCGATCGATGGTAAGCTGATATTATCTCGAATCGAATAATCTAAGATCAAGCCTTCTTCTTTACGATTTTCGGTCAAGAACCCGATCCCTTTTGCAATAGCCATACTTGGATTCTTGATCGTAATTTTTTCTCCTTCAAGGTAAATTTCGCCTTGATCCAACTCATCGATTCCGAATAGACTGCGCATGATTTCTGTTCTTCCTGCTCCCATCAAACCTGAGAATCCAACGATTTCACCTGCTTTGACAGTGAAAGAAATATTTTCAAAGCGATTTTCTTTTGTCAGTCCTTTTGTTTCGAATACAACTTCCCCGATTTTGGAGTGTTTCTTCGGATAATAATCTTCCAAGTCACGTCCAACCATTTTACGCACCACATCATCATTCGTGGTTTCTTTTGTCAGCGATGTATCGATCGATACGCCGTCTCGCATGACGGTGATTCGATCACTGATTTTAAAAATTTCTTCCATCCGATGTGAGATATAAATAATAGCAACATTTTTTGTTTTCAATGTGTGGATGATCTTAAACAGCATCTCGATTTCTCTTTCCGTCAAAGCAGCTGTCGGCTCATCCATGATGATCACTTGAGCATTGGTCATCAATGATTTGGCGATTTCGATCATTTGTTGTTGGCCTACTGAAAGTTTTTTAACGTCTTCATCTAACTCGATCTGAACAC
This genomic window contains:
- a CDS encoding GH36-type glycosyl hydrolase domain-containing protein yields the protein MTINQLISINEGELTAQFKMSGDLFELNSNGTMLNQLNVGAIDPSIMNLYLRKFEVGKVSYTPLIGLQSASQLARSKNKLRWTGVWEDIAYSVTFSLTNQAWFWNVEVEGQDVTIDIVYGQDIGLADKGTVQSNESYNSQYLDHVVVETEASGYIICSRQNQPQSDGNHPYLQQGALSKTAGYSTDGFQFFGKSYKTTNEPAVLIQEHLANEIYQYEMAYSALQSEQIALNGKYSVVFYGYTVSDHPEAITKPVALKTIQQLWEETIQTEDAFTDVVMVKKAAVIGESLKTQAFTKTEVENYFPKRLEEEYEGETLLSFFTAEKAHVVLQEKEQLMERPHGHILLSGAQLTIAETILTTTAYMYGIFNSQVVMGNTSNNKLISNVRNDLNIPKTAGQRLYVELDGIYHLLTMPSAFEMGFNYAIWYYKLQDDVLKIKNYTTIDGPELFLEVESENNKTYRFVVTNQVIMNEIENRVPYSLSKQKNQLEFRPEKESTMFDFYPELSYTMTVDGAEFALTDEQFFLENSSSSDSPLVALKIAKTAHFTIAIQGRLEDEKSAFVQRSFPDEVKKYNHHFKQVMNGFALSINSEDNKSLDRVNILAWWYTHNMLVHYLMPHGLEQYGGAAWGTRDVMQGPTEYFMATQNYSSIKAILRVLFANQFADDGNWPQWFMFDRYTHLKAKESHGDVIVWPLKVIGDYLSASNDHAFLDETIVYTDRETCDKTEQTATVFEHIVKAIDYIKQHLLEGTNLPGYGDGDWDDTLQPYDSRLKSHMASSWTVALMYQSLKQLADVLNSHDPVFSNKLKEMYQDLEADYKKYMLSTDVIPGFVFMEEPDKVELMIHPTDTRTGIAYRLLPMQQSMIAELFSPEEAEQHYQVIKNELSHPDGVRLMSEPARYDGGVSTYFKRAEQAANFGREVGLQYVHAHIRFAEAMAKIGKRDEAWHALAIVNPINIKTVVPNAQRRQSNAYFSSSDGAFKTRYEAAENFSKLRDGTVDVKGGWRIYSSGPGIYMNQLITNILGIRATATDLTIDPVLPDSLNGLVFEFELYDKPIKFYYHLNNEEPHLEINQEKAAKDDYSNRYRSGGFIVLKAEVEKWLKDENNRIDIYL
- a CDS encoding glycoside hydrolase family 3 N-terminal domain-containing protein gives rise to the protein MEAIKLKELVDQMTVEEKIGQMIQLSSDFYNTTENEITGPMNEMYLTTEKMKTVGSVLGISGANQVKEIQRSHLESSRLGIPLLFMADIVHGYRTIFPIPLGLASSWDPKLVEQTASIAAKEAAVAGLHVTFSPMVDLVRDARWGRVMESTGEDAYLNQQMARAFVRGYQGPNLKEDVTKLAACVKHFAAYGAPIAGREYNTVNMSERQLRENYLPAYKAAIDEGSRLVMTAFNTVDGIPATGNSWLMNEVLRKEMGFDGVLISDWGAIGELIAHGVAENLKEAGTLAFEAGVDIEMMSAAYSSELKGLIESGTLDETKLDTAVLRILELKNDLGLFENPYRGADAQKETQEMFSPQNREVARMSAEQSIVLLKNEHVLPLRNDLKIALIGPNSQTRDLLGSWSWKGDTAETPSLYEGILQHVSTEQLVVIAEADMLDQSADEKLADVDVIVLALGETSEMSGEAASRTSLTLPGNQLELVKAVRRAAKPVVATLFNGRPLDLSAIVEEVDGLVEAWFPGSEGGTALANVLFGAVNPSGKLTMSFPRTIGQVPMYYNQDKTGRPINETNKTEKYLSKYLDVENTPLFPFGFGLSYTKFSYSALNFSHTTFTEEETVTVRVTVKNEGNVTGAEIVQLYVQDEVAKVVRPVKELKNFEKITLEPQAQKEVTFTLTAEALAYVHPDLMFAADNGTFKIMVGSDSENVQSETIRLITKLITK
- a CDS encoding carbohydrate ABC transporter permease, which translates into the protein MNSYKNTQKINKWIVGIILAIGGIIAVMPFIWMILSAFKTNAEIVSMESGLIPKEWTVQNFIDLFQKMNFGVYLKNTLIITAFSFGGMFLNAMAGYGFAKYRFKGKKSLFIMILATMMIPGQVTMIPVYLILNRMGLTNTLAGIVLPGLVGAYGIFLFRQFMTTISDELLEAARLDGASELYIFTRIILPLSKPILAVQGILTFIAGWNSFMWPLIIANDEKYYTLSVGLNLLKGQYSNNFALQMAGSTFMVIPIIIIFLTFQKYILQGFNVSGLK
- a CDS encoding carbohydrate ABC transporter permease, which codes for MKSANKNAPYLFISPAIILLLIFSILPIFIALFISFTDLSLAGLADWSRINFIGIENYQKILKDPIFIKAAGNTLYYVVIGVPLVVIISLGLAILINVGDGKFFSFMRLIFYAPSITNIVAVSVVWTFLYNPNIAIGLFNQLLDLVGIAPVSWLQDPAVAKISLIILALWRGTGINMLIFLAALQGIPPEYYEASELDGASKWNQLRFITIPMLKFSIFFVSITTVIGWLQFFEEPFVMTEGGPLNSTTSIALFLYRNGFQLNEFGYAAAGSLILFVVIILITLFQLRGQLKND